The following coding sequences are from one Archocentrus centrarchus isolate MPI-CPG fArcCen1 chromosome 4, fArcCen1, whole genome shotgun sequence window:
- the LOC115779535 gene encoding disabled homolog 1-like: protein MMETQQKTGSCPAPCQTAVTTSTTETSGASMYTMSRFHGEGVRYKAKLIGMDPVPDALGEKMCRDSMMKLKGFEVALRKQGVHKKRIWLKISSSGLKILDERTGVILHDHERNRISSLTKDETDPRALAYIYQHQDTYVLFYIKTANLAHPVFLDIKEVCQSVYQESPQQPAETPTQSSSLLVLNESSAAKGQVLEEVFSPRSDVSSQQSNQASSTNELMEVFSTPSEEPLTPTQIPCKPESLQQQQVLSTSQILSMFPTHPAGGSPYSSPTYPPATMPWGQQALPGNQWVGPWPTTPGSISAWAPQGVTVSPAGSQIQTPSMVNPQPSFIVGGNAPPAVNSYSTPLNSFSAPTGTTATPLSVSSPLENPSLL, encoded by the exons atgatggagacacagcaaaagaCTGGAAGTTGTCCTGCACCATGCCAAACTGCTGTCACAACCAGCACAACAG AAACTTCCGGCGCATCCATGTACACTATGTCTCGTTTCCATGGGGAAGGAGTTCGCTACAAAGCCAAGCTGATTGGCATGGATCCGGTACCTGATGCCCTGGGAGAAAAAATGTGCCGAGACTCCATGATGAAACTAAAG GGCTTTGAGGTAGCATTAAGGAAACAGGGAGTGCACAAGAAGAGAATTTGGTTGAAAATTTCCTCCAGTGGCTTGAAAATTCTGGATGAAAGGACCGGG GTTATTCTTCATGACCATGAGAGGAACAGGATTAGCTCTTTAACCAAAGATGAGACTGACCCCAGAGCTCTAGCCTACATCTACCAGCATCAGGACACCTACGTCCTCTTCTACATCAAGACGGCTAACCTG GCACATCCAGTGTTTCTTGACATCAAGGAAGTTTGTCAGTCCGTGTACCAAGAGAGCCCACAGCAGCCTGCAGAGACACCGACACAA agctcttctttacTGGTTCTAAATGAGAGTTCAGCAGCCAAG ggacaaGTTCTTGAGGAAGTGTTCAGCCCACGGTCAGATGTTTCATCCCAGCAATCAAACCAG GCCTCTTCCACTAATGAGCTGATGGAAGTGTTCTCCACCCCATCGGAGGAACCTTTGACACCCACTCAAATCCCATGTAAGCCAG AGTCTCTACAGCAACAGCAAGTGCTCTCCACTTCACAGATTCTCTCCATGTTCCCCACACATCCTGCAGGTGGCTCTCCATACTCATCTCCCACATACCCTCCAGCCACCATGCCTTGGGGCCAACAGGCACTTCCTGGAAACCAGTGGGTGGGTCCTTGGCCTACCACCCCTGGTAGCATTTCTGCATGGGCACCACAAGGTGTCACAGTATCCCCTGCAGGAAGCCAGATTCAGACTCCCAGCATGGTGAACCCTCAGCCCAGTTTCATTGTGGGAGGAAATGCACCTCCTGCTGTTAACAGCTACTCCACACCTTTAAACTCCTTCTCTGCCCCTAcaggaacaacagcaacaccaCTATCAGTGTCCTCCCCCTTGGAGAACCCCTCCCTCCTTTGA